DNA from Evansella sp. LMS18:
CCTCCAGCGTTACCTTTCCCTGGCGTTTCCCCGGACTTCGGGCATGATGGACGTTCCAGCGTTACCTTTCTATCGGCTTTCCCCGGAGTTCGGGCACGATGGACCCCAACAACCCCAAAAAACAGCCAGGAAGCTCCCCTCCCTGGCTGTTTCTGAAGTCATATTGTTATCTCTTTTTTCGTCTGCCCACTCTCGTATTTGGGTTACTTGATCCACGATTAGATCGGCCCTTAGGCTTCTTCCCCCGGCCTCCCCTGTTAAAAATGGAAACCTTGAGAAAAGCTATCGTGGCTCCAAACAATCCTCCTGCGCTATCCAGTATCACATCCTCCACAAGCGCCGACCTGGAAGGGATAAACGACTGGCGATATTCATCCAGGGCAGCATATGCAACGACAAATATCATTGTCAAAATAAACGTTATAATTTTCCTTCTGCTCAGCCTGAACAGTGTAAGGAACAGGAAGAAAGCAAGCAGGGCAAACAATATAAAATGTGCAGACTTTCTGATGAAGAACTGCAGTAAACCTTCTACACCCCATAAATCTACATTTACACGTGTTCCCGCGTATGTAAAATCGATATACTGAAGAACGGCTCGCAGATGGTCAAACGAGATATAGTTTCTTAATATCAGGATTACTGCTTCACTTTTAAGTAAGGCCAGGAGAAGCAGACCAGAAAATCCTAAAAAGACAGTAAAAGCTACAGAACTTCTTATTCGTTTTTTTGCAGGCTTTCCTGAATCAGTAAATTTATAAAAAATAGCCGTAATCATAACTAGAAAGACCACTATTAATCCTGCTGCGAGCAGCGGGTTGCTTTCCGTAAACAATATCCCTCTTGCTACTAAGGATTCAAGTATACCTCTGCCCAAATCTATACTTTCCCTCAGGCTTGTTTCATCAGATACCCGATCAAGGATCGGGCTGATATCCTGTTCGTCTGATGACTGTGAGGAGGCAATAAAAATCACTGAGGCAACTACTAAAAATGGCAGTAAATTTAAAAATAAAAATTTGAATTTATCCATGAAAACTCCCCGTTTGTGAAGTGTCTTAATAATCAGCATTCATGGATATTATTTTAACACAAAAATAAAGTGCCTGGCCCCACAATAATGCTGCAGGGCCAGACACTGGAACGGTTACTTATTAATTCTGATTGTTGCAGAATTAAAGTTATTCCCTTTTCCTAGAGGGTTATAGTTCTTTTCGACGTTTCCTGCCGGATCAATTGCAAACCAGTTAATCGTAGTCGTTTCTTCTATTAAAAGTTTTTCCGCTGGTTCACGTGTTCCGGAAAGCTGGATTTTCGCAGATTCAAAGTTCGGACGGCTGCCATCAAGCGTATAGTAGATAGTTGCCGGCTCACTTAGTTCGAATTCGACTTCTACTGGATTTGAGAAAGTTCCTTTACCAGGTACTGCGTTAGACTTCGGCGGCTGCTTATCCTTTGAATGCTGGTAAGCAACTTCCAGTAGACCAATCAGACCGTTAGCGAACTCCATTGCTTCCTCGTGGCCTTCATCATAAGCTGGCTGGAAGCCGACAGATACCCACTGTCTTCCGTTCCAGAGCTGGGCTCCTACTTCGAAGTTCCAAGTGTAGATGCCTTTTTCATACCACAGGTAGTCGGCAGAGTTACCTGCAGCAGAGTAAAGTACATCAGGGATAGGACCAGTACGTGTAGGACGGATGACAGTGCCACGGTGCTCCTGAATTCTCTTTAAGATATGTTCAGAGGCGCCCCAGTAGAATGCTTCTTCTCCTGCTGTAGGACGTGGTAATGTCTCACGGTTAGTGTCATATGCGCCAGGGGACCACATGAAGTATCCGCCATGGCTGTGGATGTTCATACCAAACTTCAGGTTATCATACGTGTCTGCGAGCCAAACAATATTTTTCGCCTCAGGCTCAGAGTTGATTTCCGGTCCTGCAAATGTGTCGCTCGTACAGCTTAAGGAAGCTCCTACAAAACCATCATGAATGCTTCCTACGGAGTGGTTACGGTTCAAGTCAACACCCCATGCGTTCCTCGCACCAAAGTCATTATTCTGAGTAGGTCCGCAGTAATTAGTCATGTTTCTGCGCTGCATGTTGAAATCATAAAAACTGTAATTAGAGCCATCCGGGTTCACCATCGGGATCAGGAAAATATCGAGATTGTTAACGAGACGCTTAGTGTCCCCGTCATGTGCATAGTTTCTAAGCAATCGCTCAGCAGTTTCCACTACAACAAGGGGAGTTACCCACTCACGTGCGTGCTCCTGCGCATAACCAAGCACCCCAGGTTTAGATCCATCGCGGGTTTTACCGATTCGAAGCGCTTTTACAGTTTGAGGCTCACGGGATACGTATTCAGGCCCGCTCAGACCATCAGTAAGAGTAGATGACCATACTTGGGCAATTCCTGCTCCTGTATTGTTTCTGTAAGTATTTGCAGAAACAAGGTCGTCCGCCTCGCTGTTAATTGCATTGGCTACTTGTCTTGCAGTACTTGTCAGGCTTCCGGAAGCATTCGTTGCAAGACTGACTGTTACTTTATTGTCCTCAGTTGTTACTGTAAGCGGTGAGCTTGGTGCTCCTGGGTTTACAAATTCCACTTCGATGCCGTTACCACCTTCATGTCCCCATGCTTTCGAGTGAACAACAACGGCAGTATTCGTGAATCCTCCCATTGTTGCCATTGCGTGACGTCGGTAACCGTTCGTCTTATGCGGCATTTCAATAACCTCCACGAGATCAGGGAATTCCGCTGCCAGCTGGTCAATACGCTCATTGATCATCGTTGGTGTCATATAGGAATCTATGAAGTCAGTTACATAATGCTCCTTAGGGTTGCCTTTCTTTTCCCCGCCAAGCCATTCCGTAACTTCGGCTGTCGCCGATCCACCCTGGTTGCTTGTCACAGTTACTGTTTCAGGAACCTCGTCCACAGTAAGCTCGAACCAGTGGTATAAGTATTCTCCGTAATCGGACCTGCGGGATAACGTTGCAGATCTTTCTTCCCCATCTTCCATCCACGTAGCCCTCAGTGATGTGCTCGCTGCAGCTCCTGCACTGGACTTCGCTTCCACATAGAGGAATGTTGCAGCCTGATTCGTGTAATGGTCTGCGCGGAGAATCTGCACCTTGTCAGTAGATGCTGACTGGATGCTTGCGTTTTGCTGAACAGTAGCATTCATTTCCTCCACACGTTCCGTCCACAGCTGCTGTGTCATCAGCACGTCGTGTACCTCAATACCGTAACTTTCCAGTTTTTCAATTTCTGACGGAGTCACCATTGCTTCCACTTCATAAACTCCGTCATGCTCATGGATACCGTGGTCGAATTCAATACCCATTTCCATGATTTTCATTGCTGCTTCCGCGTCAGGCACTTCCAGTTGAGCGTGGAGCAGCTCCTCTTCCACGATCGGTTCACCAGGTTCCGGTTCTGCAGCAGTCCTCTCCCCTAAACCAGCATAAAGCATAGAACCAAACAGAGCGACAATTACTGCGATTACTGTTAATCTTTGAAGCCATTCTCTCCTCTTCCCCATGTAATGCGCACACCTCCTTCTTATTTAAAAGCAAGATTATTATATAAATTAAATCTCGCTTTTTTTGTCACTTTGTCGACTTATCATTGATGAATCGTCTTACAATAAAATGCTGATTTCTCCCGAATAATTAATATAGAAACTATACTCATTTATAGGCAGTAAGGTTTATTCCCCTGATTAATAAACGAGATATTTCCCGGGAAAATTGTTGATTTTTCTATGCAGGAATAAATCATATATTATTTGTAAAAATATAGTCGGTATTTTTTGTGTGCAGAAACTCGTCGTAACTCAACTCCTGTTGGGGAACGAAAGTTAAATTTCGTCAAAATCTCTATAAATCTCATACTTTTATAACCAGCCGAAACTTGTCAGTAAATTTATGAAGGAAATTTATGTAATAAGAACGGGACTTTTTCAAAGATTACCATCCTGTCTATTCGGGAATAGGATTTTTACCTAACAGAGGATTTTCTTAAAACAGGAGGAGATCTTATGCTGAAAGCTTTTTTTCATAATATGCTGGCTGAGTATTACCTCCGCCGGTATAACAACTGCAATTCCAATAAAGCAGAAAAACGTGGGAACCTGATAAAGCGAGCATATTACCATGAAGATAAACTGCTGGAAATTAAAATCTCAAAAGCTGAAAGTTACAGAAAACAAGGCAAAATTAAGATAAAAGGGTTAATGGTAAGCTTACACAAAGAAAAAAATGAGTCAGTTTAAACCACCTTACAAAAGCAAGGTGGTTTTTAGTGTTTTTTCGCTATTTTAAGAGTTTTGGAGCAGGGCTATTGTTAATTATGTTACGAAAATATCAGAAAAAAAGAAAAATCTTTAACTTTAAGCCCGGGGACTAATAATTAAAAGTTCCCGGGCTTTCCTGTGTATATTTGGATTCAGCTGAACCGCCCGTCTAAAAGAATAATATATATAAGAAAAGAAGAATAGGATATGTATTGATACTGCACATCTGCGGGAGGCCGGATAAATGTGAGAAAGTACAGAAACCATAATATATTACCTTTAATTATCCCGCTCCTCTTGGTCTTCGCCCTTATAGTGGCAATATCTTATTTTGCCTCTCCTGCTCAGCAGGCAAAAAAAGCAGTGGACACTTTCTATTCGTATGAACAGGACGCAAAATTTTCTTCATCATGGGAAATGCTCCATACCCAAATGAAAGAAAAATTCACACGGAACGCTTACATGCAGGATCGCGCTCATGTCTTTATGAACCACTTCGGAGCTGATTCCTTTCATTTTTCCCTGAGCACACCCAAAAGAAAAAGCAGCTGGGCCATGTCCGAAGGCTCCGAGCTGCTTCACAAAGTCTATAAAGTAACAGTGACAAAAAATTACTACGGCAAATATGGCCGTTTTCAGTTTGTGCAGGATGTTTACGCGACAAAAGAAGACAAAGAATGGAAAATACTTTGGGATTATAATGAGGGGGCTGATTGAATGGAAATGCCTGCTTAGTAGTCATAGCTGCCCGGGTGCTGTATACGACCATTCTCCTGAGACTTGTAATCAGGTTCGGCCGCATGACCCAACCGCTTTTCCTTCCTCGTTTTCAGCAGCCTGTTTTCCAGCACTCCAACTTACAATCTCCCGTTTCTCACTACGTCAGCCATAAACTCTGCATTCGGGTAGCCGGCTTCAAAGTACTTACCTGCCGCTTTCTCCGTATCGTAATACACACGCTGTATCCCGGTTTGAAACTGCCCTCCGTCAGCTTCTGCAATTAAGTAAGAGGCGTAATTTAAACCATCGAACGGCAAGCCTGTACTTCCCATGTTGGCGACCGTCTTCCCGTTAATGAACCTCACATATGGAAGATGGATATGCCCATATACATAGAGGCTCGCCGATGTTTTTCCCATCAGCTTCTGTTCTATCACTCCGGCTTCCTCATCAGGGCGGACAACTTCAAACAAATTGCCAGGCACAGCATGGAAACAGTGAACCTCTAATCCGTCCGAAAGCTCGAATGAATAGTCCTCCGGAAGGTCC
Protein-coding regions in this window:
- a CDS encoding M14 family metallopeptidase; translation: MGKRREWLQRLTVIAVIVALFGSMLYAGLGERTAAEPEPGEPIVEEELLHAQLEVPDAEAAMKIMEMGIEFDHGIHEHDGVYEVEAMVTPSEIEKLESYGIEVHDVLMTQQLWTERVEEMNATVQQNASIQSASTDKVQILRADHYTNQAATFLYVEAKSSAGAAASTSLRATWMEDGEERSATLSRRSDYGEYLYHWFELTVDEVPETVTVTSNQGGSATAEVTEWLGGEKKGNPKEHYVTDFIDSYMTPTMINERIDQLAAEFPDLVEVIEMPHKTNGYRRHAMATMGGFTNTAVVVHSKAWGHEGGNGIEVEFVNPGAPSSPLTVTTEDNKVTVSLATNASGSLTSTARQVANAINSEADDLVSANTYRNNTGAGIAQVWSSTLTDGLSGPEYVSREPQTVKALRIGKTRDGSKPGVLGYAQEHAREWVTPLVVVETAERLLRNYAHDGDTKRLVNNLDIFLIPMVNPDGSNYSFYDFNMQRRNMTNYCGPTQNNDFGARNAWGVDLNRNHSVGSIHDGFVGASLSCTSDTFAGPEINSEPEAKNIVWLADTYDNLKFGMNIHSHGGYFMWSPGAYDTNRETLPRPTAGEEAFYWGASEHILKRIQEHRGTVIRPTRTGPIPDVLYSAAGNSADYLWYEKGIYTWNFEVGAQLWNGRQWVSVGFQPAYDEGHEEAMEFANGLIGLLEVAYQHSKDKQPPKSNAVPGKGTFSNPVEVEFELSEPATIYYTLDGSRPNFESAKIQLSGTREPAEKLLIEETTTINWFAIDPAGNVEKNYNPLGKGNNFNSATIRINK
- a CDS encoding VanZ family protein, yielding MDKFKFLFLNLLPFLVVASVIFIASSQSSDEQDISPILDRVSDETSLRESIDLGRGILESLVARGILFTESNPLLAAGLIVVFLVMITAIFYKFTDSGKPAKKRIRSSVAFTVFLGFSGLLLLALLKSEAVILILRNYISFDHLRAVLQYIDFTYAGTRVNVDLWGVEGLLQFFIRKSAHFILFALLAFFLFLTLFRLSRRKIITFILTMIFVVAYAALDEYRQSFIPSRSALVEDVILDSAGGLFGATIAFLKVSIFNRGGRGKKPKGRSNRGSSNPNTRVGRRKKR
- a CDS encoding metallophosphoesterase gives rise to the protein MKTAFISDIHGNATALEAVLEDINRKQVDQIIVLGDICYRGPEPKRALDLVRSLDAPVVKGNADEWVVRGIREGEVPDKALEMMRKEREWTVSKLDEDDINYLKDLPEDYSFELSDGLEVHCFHAVPGNLFEVVRPDEEAGVIEQKLMGKTSASLYVYGHIHLPYVRFINGKTVANMGSTGLPFDGLNYASYLIAEADGGQFQTGIQRVYYDTEKAAGKYFEAGYPNAEFMADVVRNGRL